DNA from Deinococcus aquaedulcis:
TCAGCATGAACCCCACCAGGAAGTGACCCAGGATCAGCACCAGCTTGACGGCCAGTTCCAGAGGGGGTTGAAAGGCGCGGGCCTTCTGCTCGGCGTACACGCGGCCAAAGTGAACCAGCATGGCCACGAAGCCAAGCAGGGGCAGGGCCAGCGGCCAGAACTGGCCGGTGACCGTGACCAGCACCGACGCGGTTAAATACAGCCCCAGCAGCAGGCCGACCCAGCCCAGGTGCCAGCCCCAGCGGTTGACCAGGGTAAAGCCTGCGCCGGGCAGCAGCACATTCAGCAGGTAGCTCAGCGCGATGCTGGGGGCTTTGGTCGGTGCAGCGGTTGAGGGGCGGCGCAGGGCAGCGTCTTCGGGCCAGGACATGCGTTCACGCTAGCGGGGAGGCGGCGCGGGCGCGGCCCTATCTGCGCGGCCCCCGCCGGGGGCATGATTGCCCTATGTCGCCCTTCACCATCCGCCGCCTGGGCCCAGGGGACGAGGCCGCCCTGGCCGGGCTGGCCGCCGACGAGACCGACTTCACCGACGAGGCGCCCAGCCCGCCCCTGTCCCCGGAAGCCGCCCGCGCCTACCTCGCTGATCCCCAGGTGTGGCACTGGCACGCCGAGGATGGGCAGGGCCAGCCCGTTGGCTTCCTGATGGCCTATGTGCACCGCCGCCGTCACGGCGAGGCGCTGGACGTGATGTTCGAGGAAATCGGGGTGCGGGAAGCGTGGCGCCGCCGGGGCGTGGGCCGCGCCCTGGTGGCCGCCCTGCATGAGCAGATGCGCGCCCAGGGGATCCGGGGCGTGTGGGTGGCCGCCGATAACGAAGGGGCGCAGGCCTTTTACCGCGCCTGCGGCTACGAGGTGGATGAGTTGCAGGGCGTGATCCTGAGCCGCACCGTGTAGAGGGTGACTCGTGGTAGGCGCCCCGCCCCCGCATGCGCTAGAGTGTGGGGCTGAACCGGCGGGCGCCTTCGGGGGCGCATCGGCCGGATGGAGGTGGGTGTATGGCAGAACGGGATATTGACAAGCTGTTGTCGCTGACGGACAGCAAATACCGCCTTTCGGTGGTCACGGCCAAGCGGGCCCTGCAACTGCGTTCGGGCGCGCCCAGCGTGCTGCCCGTGGAGCAGCGCGTGCGCACCCGCAACCTGGTGACCCAGGCGATGCGCGAACTGGCCACCGGCAAGCTGACGGTGGGCACCAACATGATGGACGAGGGGCGCTTTCAGCAGGACTACGTGCGCCAGCGTCAGGCCCAGCTGCAGGCCCAGCTGAACGCCGAGCGCGAACGCGAACGAGACTAAAAGAGCCGTGAGCTTTGGGCCATGAGCCATGGGGGGACCCCCGAAGCTCATGGCCTTTTTGCTGTGGTTATGGTCCTTGACCACTCCTGACGGCCGCCGCGCCCTCCCCATGGCCTATAGCTCATGGCCCATGGCCTCTATTGTGTTCCCCATGTGGAGTGCGTTTGCCGTCCTGCTGTGCGTCACGGCGCTGCTGGCTTACCTGAATGAACGTTTCGTGCGCCTGCCCACCACCGTGGGCGTCACCCTGGCGGGCGCGCTGGCCAGCATTGCCCTGATTGCCCTGGACGCCCTGGGCCTGCCGGGCCTGCGCGGCTGGGCCGCCAGCGTGCTGGAAACACTGGACTTCACCACCTTCGTGCTGAACGGCATTCTGAGCGCGCTGCTGTTCGCCGGGGCGCTCAGCCTGAACACCCGGCAGATGCTCGCGCAGCGCCGCAGCATTCTCCTGCTGGCCTTTCTCAGCACCATCATCAGCACGGCGCTGATCGGCTTTGCCTCGTACGGCGTCTTTCAGCTGGTGGGCCTGGATGTGCCCCTGATGTGGGCGCTGCTGTTTGGCGCGCTGATCAGCCCCACCGACCCGGTGGCGGTGCTGGACCTGCTGAAACGGGCCAAGGTGCCCCCCAAGATCGAGACCCTGATCGCGGGCGAGAGCCTGTTTAACGACGGGGTGGGCGTGGTGATCTTTCTGGCGCTGGCCAGTGCCGCCGGCCTGGGCGGCCACGGCCACGCCGATCCCAGTGCCCTGGGCGTGCTGGGGCTGTTTGCCCAGGAGGCGCTGGGCGGGCTGGCGTTCGGCGCGCTGCTGGGCGGCCTCGGTTACCTGCTGGTGCGCAGCATTGAGCAGCACGCGGTGGAGGTGCTGCTGACCCTGGCGCTGGTGGTGGGCGGCTACGTGGCGGCGGCGGCGCTGGGGGTCAGCGGCCCACTGGCGATGGTGGTGGCCGGCTTGATGCTGTCCCTGTGGCGCGACCAGATTTTCAGTGCCCAGACGCGCGAGCACGTGCTGGGTTTCTGGGAAACCGTGGATCAGGTGCTGAATATCGTGCTGTTCGCCTTTATCGGGCTGGACGTGCTGCTCACCGAAACCACCGCGCCGCAGCTGCTGGCCAGCGCCCTGATGATTGCCCTGGCCCTGGGCGCGCGTTGGATCAGCGTGGCGCTGCCCTTTGCCCTGGTCCGCGCCCGCGAGGGCTACGGCGCCTATACCGTCCGCCTGCTCACCTGGGGGGGCCTGCGCGGCGGCATCGCCATCAGCCTCGCGCTGGGGCTGCCCGAAAGCCCGTACCGCACTCAGGTGGTCACCGTCACCTACGCGGTGGTGCTGTTCACCATCGCGGTGCAGGGGCTGAGCATCATGCCGGTGGTTAGAAAGGCCACGGCGGCGCTGGAAGGCGGAGAGGGGCGCTAAGGGCCGCCCTGTTCTGACAGCGGCTGCCAGTTCCACCCCATACAGCGGCCCCCCAGTTCCGTGAGCGCCACTGTCCTTCGCAGGGACGCACTTCGTTCTCCCCAGAGCCACTCAGGGAAACCCGGGGTGGCTCTGGGTTTCGCTCTGAGTGGCGTTCTGCAGGCCCGGCAGCGCTCCCTCTACTTCATGGGTGCGCCGCCGCTTTGCACTTCTACTGGCTGGAACGATGGGCCTGATCCTCACCGCCTGCGCCGCGCTGACACAGAGCGCGTCCCTGGCGAGTGAGCCCCACCGGCTGCCCAGTGGCCGCTACGGCCTGGGCGATCCTGCCGCCCCCGTGGTGGTCACGGAATACGCCGACTTTCAGTGCCCCGGTTGCCAGAATTTTGTCGAGTACGACAAGGCCAGTTTTCTGATTGAACTCAAGCAGCTCGGGAACGTGAGGTTCGAGTACGCGGACTTTCCTCTGCCGTTGCACCGGAATGCGGTGGCGGCGGCTTCGGCGGCCCGCTGCGTTCAGGACCCGGCCCTGTTCTGGACCTTCCACGACGCCCTCTATGCCCGGCAGCAGGAGTGGCGGCTGCAGTCGCCCGCCGAGGCGACGCAAACCTTCCTGCGTATGGCCCAGGAGCTGAAGGTCCCTTCACACCAGTTCTGGATCTGCCAGACGACGGGCCGGGAGGCCCAGTTTGTGCAGGCGGACGCCCGCCGCAGCCGGGCCAAAGGCGTGCGGGCCACCCCCTCATTTGCCGTGAACGGCCAGTTGATCTCCTGGGACGGGGTGGAGGACATCGAGGCGATGGTGCAGAAGACCCTCGCTATTGCTCGCACAGCCGCCCAACAGGCCGATTAGGTGCTTTGCTCCGCGCGGGCGATTTTCAGGCGCGCCTGAATTTGCCTGCACAGTCCGTCGGTCCAGGGTTACAGCGTGCCGTCTTCCGCTTCGGCGGGGCCGCTTTCCGGCTGGGCTTCGGCGCCCTGCTCAATCACGGTCAGGGAGCGCAGGGTGGCGCCCTGGTGCCAGCCGTACTGCGGCTCTTTCAGGCCCAGCGCACTCGCAATCGCCTCGGCGGCCGAGCGCTCGGGTTCGCCGTCCAGGCAGAACAGCAGGAATTTGCGCCCGCCCGGCGCAATGCGGATAAACAGGTCCTCTCCAATTTCCAGCTGCTGGGTGCGGCCCAGGCGCTCGGCGCGGCCCTGGGCATAGCGCAGCGCCTCGCGGATGGGCACGGTGACGGTGGGGTGGCTCATGGCTGCCCCTGGGGTGGGCGCAGGCCAGAGAGCAGCATTTCGGCAAACTGCTCGGCCACGTCGCGCGGGCCCAGCGGGCCGCCGGGGCGGTACCACGTGTACGCCCAGTTCACGGCCGAGAGCACCAGATAGGCCGTCATCTTGATGTCCAGCTCTGGCCGGAACACCCCTTCGCGCACGCCCTGCTCGATCAGCTCGCGGTAAAAGGCGTCAATGGTGTCGCGCCAGCCGGTCACGCGGGCGTAGGCCTCGGGCGAGAGGTGCTTCCACTCGTGAAAGAACACGGTGGCGCTGTCCATGTTGTCGGCCACCACGCGAATGTGGCGGTACATGGCCTCTTTCAACTTGGCGTCGGCGGGCAGCGGCAGGCCGCGCAGGGTAAACAGCGCCTCGTCGAACTGTCGCGACGCCTGATTCACAATTTCAATCAGCAATTCTTCCTTGCTGGAAATGTGGGCATACAGGCTGCCGCCCTGCATCCCCAGTTCGCCGGCCAGGTCGCGCATGCTGGTGGCGTGGTAACCGCGCTCGGAAAACAGGCGGCTGGCCGAGTCGAGAATCTGCTCGCGGCGGGGTTTGGCAGGTTCATTCATGGTGGGGGGCTGGGCGGCGCAGGCGGCGCGCTTGCCCGTTAAGGTAGCACGCCGCTCCAAACGGGCGTTTGGGCGCTCCCGTTCGTCCCGAGCAGGCTGGGGCCTGCGGTGCGCAGGCGGGTTTGTCATGGGCGGACGGGCGCCCGGGCCGGGGTGGTAGAACGGACCCCATGACCATCCAGACTCCTGTTGCCGGCGTGCGTGCGGCAGTGCGGCGTGTGCCCGCCTATCCGTTTATCCCCACGAACGAGCCCATCAAGCTCGACCAGAACGAAAATCCCTACGATTTTCCCGCCGAACTGAAGGCTGAGGCCCTGTCGCGCATGGCCGCGCGCGAGTGGAACAGGTACCCCGATCTGCACGCTGATGAACTGCGCCGCCGCATCGGGGCCTTTGAAGGGTGGCCCGAAGATGGCGTGGTGGTCACGCCGGGCAGCAACGTCCTGATCAAGCTGCTCACGGAACTGGCCGGCATTGGCCAGACGGTGCTGACCGTCAGCCCCACCTTCAGCGTGTACACCCTGGAAGCGCAGCTGCTGGGCGCGCGGCTGGTGGAGGTACCGCTGCAAGGGGACTTCAGCCTGCCGGTGGAGGCCCTGAAGGCCGAACTGGGGCGCCACGAACCGGGCGTGCTGTACATCACCCAGCCGCACGCGCCCACGGGCGTGGTAGACGCCGAGGCCGCCGTGCGCGAACTGACCGAGGCCGCTGGCGACTGGGTGGTGGTGCTGGACGAGGCTTATCACCAGTACAGCGGCACCGATTACCGCGACCTTGTCCGTGCGGGCGAGGGGCGCCTGAGCCTGCGCACCTTCAGCAAGGCGTGGGGGCTGGCGGGCCTGCGCCTGGGCTACGCCCTGACCAGCCCGGCGCTGGCGACCCAGCTGCAGAAACTGGTGCCTGCCTTCAACGTGAACACCCTGACCCAGGCGGCCCTGGAAGTGGCCCTGGAGCAGCCCGCTTACGTGCAGGCCCGCGTGCAGGAAGCGGTGCAGGAGCGCTCACGCGTGCTCTCGGCCCTGGCGGCCCACCCCACCTGTCAGGCGCTGCCCAGCCAGGCCAACTTCTTCCTGCTGCGCACGCCAGACGCGGCGGCGGCCTACGCCCACCTGCGGGCACGCGGCATCGTCACCCGGCGCCAGGACAGCTTCCCGGGGCTGTCGGGCTGCCTGCGCGTCGCCATTGGCACCCCCGCCGAGAACGACGCCCTGATCGCGGCGGTGACCGAGCTGCGGTGAGTGTTCCCCCACCTGGTCCGCCCTCCCTGACCCCGGACGAGCAGGCCCGGTTCACCCCGCCCCCCGGAGGGGCCCCGCGCAGCGTGCTGGTGACCGCCTGCACCGCCTGCGGGGCCTGCTGCGCCGCGCCCGATATTCACGCCCTGGGCAAGCCGCTGGGCGTGCCCTGCCTTCACCTGGGGGCCGACACGGGGGCCGGGCACCTCTGCGCGGTCTACCCGGACCGCCCCGGCGTGTGCCGCAGCTACCAGCCCGACTGGGTGTGCGGCGAGGTGGCCCCACTGCCCACCCTGGCCGCCCGTGTGGCGCGGTTTCTGGCGATCTACGGGCTTGAGGGGGATGGGTGATGGTTGAAGGTTGATAGAGGGGTGGGCATTCAGGGGTCGAGGGGTCGAAAAGTCGAGAGGTCGAGGGGTCGGGTGGCTGTGGGGGCTCGGCCCCTTGACGGCTTGACGCCTCGGCGGCTGTTGCCACCACGTTCCACCCCCCACGCTCCGCCCTGGGTGCGACAATGGCCCCCATGAGTCAAGCGGCCCCCACCCCCACGCCCGTCCCCCCAGCCAAGGCGCGCGTGCCCAAAACCGTCTGGGATCTGGTCTTTACCCTGCTGATTCCCATTGCCATTCTCAGCCCCAACATTCTGGGCAGCGGCATCAGCGTGGCCGAGCAGGTGTTCGGCGGCGGCACGGCCGGCAATGTTCGCGCCTACCTGCTGGCGGCCCTGGTGCCGGTGGCGTATGTGCTGTGGGACCTGCTGGTCAACCGCAACGTCAGCCCCGTGGCCCTCATTGGCGGCGCCGGGGCCATTTTCAGTGGGGCGCTGGCCTTCTGGTACGTGGACGGCTTCTGGTACGCCATCAAGGACAGCGCGCGCTCCTACCTGACGGGTCTGCTGTTCCTGATCAGCGCGGCGACCTCTGTGCCCCTTTTCCGCGTGTTCCTGGACGCCAGCTCGATTGGCGAGAGCCCCGAGCACCGCGCCGCCACCCAGACCGCCATGCGCGACCCCGTGGTGCACCGGGGGCTGGTGGGGGCCACGGTGGTGTTCGCGGTGGTGGATCTGATCGGCGGCGTGGTGAACAGCCTCGTGAACTACGCCCGTGTGACCGCCAAGTTCGGCACCGACAGCTTCAACGCCCAGGTGGCCGAGGTGAACGCCGTGATGCGCATTCCGGGGCTGGCGATCACGCTGGTGGGGGTCTTCGTGGCGATCTGGCTGGTGCAGCGCGCCGTGCGGGCCCGCTATGGCCAGGACGCCAGCCTGTTCGAGCCCGGCAAACTGCTCTCGGCCATGCGTCAGCGTGGCGAGGCCCCGGAGGCCGCGGCCGGGAGTTGACAGTTCCGGGCTTCACCGTTAAAGTAAGCGAGCCCTGAAACGCGCCCCAGCGCGGGCGCCCCCACCAAAAGCGTGCCGAGGTGGCGGAATTGGTAGACGCACTAGTTTCAGGGACTAGCGCCGCGAGGTGTGTGGGTTCAAATCCCATCCTCGGCACCAGAAGGACCCCCAGTGAATGCTGGGGGTTTTTTCGTTGTGGAGCTGGGCGGGGAAGCGAGGCCTCTGGGCTCGGGAACGCTGGAAGGGGCAGCCGTCAGAACAATGGTGCAGACAGGTTCCGAGCGGTGCCGGGAGGCAGTGGCGAACCCGAAGAGGTTTGCCGTTGTTCGTCCCCTTCAGGCCGGTTGCGCCGGAGCGGATGCCCACCACCAACCAGCGCCGCTGCCGGCCCTGTTCCCCGCCAGACGCCCACGACAAACCCCCTGGTCTTTTCACCAGGGGGCACGCGCTTTAAGCGTTACTCGTCGTCGCGGCGGTTGTTCCAGCCACGGTCCGCGCGGGCGCGGGGGCGGAATTCGCCCTGGCCCTGGTCCTCGCGGGGGCGGAAGGCCGGGCGGTCGCCGCCACGGTCGTCGCGGGGACGGAAGCCACCACGGTCGCCGCCCTGGAACCCGCCACGGTCTTCACGGGGGCGGAAGCCGCCCTCGTTGCGGTCACCACGGAAGCCGCCACGGTCGCCACCACGGTCATCGCGGGGACGGAAGCCACCACGGTCGCCACCCTGGAACCCGCCACGGTCTTCACGGGGACGGAAGCCGCCCTCGTTGCGGTCACCACGGAAGCCGCCACGGTCGCCACCACGGTCGTCGCGGGGACGGAAGCCACCACGGTCGCCGCCCTGGAACCCGCCACGGTCTTCACGGGGACGGAAGCCGCCCCGGTCGCCGCCCTGGAAGCCACCACGGTCGCCGCCCCGGTCCCCGCCACGGAAGCCGCCCTGGCCCTGGCTTTCGCGCATTTCACGCATCTCGCGGCGCAGGCCACGGATTTCCTTGGCCTGGGCTTCGAGCATTTCCTTCAGCTCGGCCAGCACGCCCAGCAGCTCGTCGGCGTCAATGTACTCGTCCTCTTCGCCGCCTTCGGCCCCGTCGGCGCTCAGGCCCTCTTCCTCGTCGGCTTCCTGGGCGTCCAGCACGGGGTCCTCGTCGGGCTCACCCTGCAGCTGGGGAATGATGTCGCGCAACTCTTCAGGCGTCTGCTCCTGCTCGGTGGGGCGCAGTTCGTTGTTGTTGGTCATGGGGTTCTCCTTTGTTCGGCACGGCGGGAAGGGCCACGCTTGGGGCGGGCACGCAGCCGCGTGCGGCGTACCCCCGAGTGTAGCACCCGGGGCTGCCGGCGCCCCCGGGCGCGCCGTACTATGAAGCTATGTTCGGTCGCCGCGTTCCGCCCCACATCGTGTTCCTGCTG
Protein-coding regions in this window:
- a CDS encoding pyridoxal phosphate-dependent aminotransferase, producing the protein MTIQTPVAGVRAAVRRVPAYPFIPTNEPIKLDQNENPYDFPAELKAEALSRMAAREWNRYPDLHADELRRRIGAFEGWPEDGVVVTPGSNVLIKLLTELAGIGQTVLTVSPTFSVYTLEAQLLGARLVEVPLQGDFSLPVEALKAELGRHEPGVLYITQPHAPTGVVDAEAAVRELTEAAGDWVVVLDEAYHQYSGTDYRDLVRAGEGRLSLRTFSKAWGLAGLRLGYALTSPALATQLQKLVPAFNVNTLTQAALEVALEQPAYVQARVQEAVQERSRVLSALAAHPTCQALPSQANFFLLRTPDAAAAYAHLRARGIVTRRQDSFPGLSGCLRVAIGTPAENDALIAAVTELR
- a CDS encoding TetR/AcrR family transcriptional regulator, giving the protein MNEPAKPRREQILDSASRLFSERGYHATSMRDLAGELGMQGGSLYAHISSKEELLIEIVNQASRQFDEALFTLRGLPLPADAKLKEAMYRHIRVVADNMDSATVFFHEWKHLSPEAYARVTGWRDTIDAFYRELIEQGVREGVFRPELDIKMTAYLVLSAVNWAYTWYRPGGPLGPRDVAEQFAEMLLSGLRPPQGQP
- a CDS encoding YkgJ family cysteine cluster protein, which gives rise to MSVPPPGPPSLTPDEQARFTPPPGGAPRSVLVTACTACGACCAAPDIHALGKPLGVPCLHLGADTGAGHLCAVYPDRPGVCRSYQPDWVCGEVAPLPTLAARVARFLAIYGLEGDG
- a CDS encoding DsbA family protein — its product is MRRRFALLLAGTMGLILTACAALTQSASLASEPHRLPSGRYGLGDPAAPVVVTEYADFQCPGCQNFVEYDKASFLIELKQLGNVRFEYADFPLPLHRNAVAAASAARCVQDPALFWTFHDALYARQQEWRLQSPAEATQTFLRMAQELKVPSHQFWICQTTGREAQFVQADARRSRAKGVRATPSFAVNGQLISWDGVEDIEAMVQKTLAIARTAAQQAD
- the rpoZ gene encoding DNA-directed RNA polymerase subunit omega; this encodes MAERDIDKLLSLTDSKYRLSVVTAKRALQLRSGAPSVLPVEQRVRTRNLVTQAMRELATGKLTVGTNMMDEGRFQQDYVRQRQAQLQAQLNAERERERD
- a CDS encoding cation:proton antiporter, translated to MWSAFAVLLCVTALLAYLNERFVRLPTTVGVTLAGALASIALIALDALGLPGLRGWAASVLETLDFTTFVLNGILSALLFAGALSLNTRQMLAQRRSILLLAFLSTIISTALIGFASYGVFQLVGLDVPLMWALLFGALISPTDPVAVLDLLKRAKVPPKIETLIAGESLFNDGVGVVIFLALASAAGLGGHGHADPSALGVLGLFAQEALGGLAFGALLGGLGYLLVRSIEQHAVEVLLTLALVVGGYVAAAALGVSGPLAMVVAGLMLSLWRDQIFSAQTREHVLGFWETVDQVLNIVLFAFIGLDVLLTETTAPQLLASALMIALALGARWISVALPFALVRAREGYGAYTVRLLTWGGLRGGIAISLALGLPESPYRTQVVTVTYAVVLFTIAVQGLSIMPVVRKATAALEGGEGR
- a CDS encoding VC0807 family protein, with the protein product MSQAAPTPTPVPPAKARVPKTVWDLVFTLLIPIAILSPNILGSGISVAEQVFGGGTAGNVRAYLLAALVPVAYVLWDLLVNRNVSPVALIGGAGAIFSGALAFWYVDGFWYAIKDSARSYLTGLLFLISAATSVPLFRVFLDASSIGESPEHRAATQTAMRDPVVHRGLVGATVVFAVVDLIGGVVNSLVNYARVTAKFGTDSFNAQVAEVNAVMRIPGLAITLVGVFVAIWLVQRAVRARYGQDASLFEPGKLLSAMRQRGEAPEAAAGS
- a CDS encoding GNAT family N-acetyltransferase, with translation MSPFTIRRLGPGDEAALAGLAADETDFTDEAPSPPLSPEAARAYLADPQVWHWHAEDGQGQPVGFLMAYVHRRRHGEALDVMFEEIGVREAWRRRGVGRALVAALHEQMRAQGIRGVWVAADNEGAQAFYRACGYEVDELQGVILSRTV